A genomic window from Sceloporus undulatus isolate JIND9_A2432 ecotype Alabama chromosome 9, SceUnd_v1.1, whole genome shotgun sequence includes:
- the LOC121915361 gene encoding cytochrome P450 2F5-like, protein MDLSGATPLALLLLSALSCLVLYLNGGRKKKGILPHGPAPLPLVGNLFQLDTKEMHRSLEKLSKQYGPVYTIHLGSLPCVVLCGYQAVKEALVDQADDFSGRGDFPVFYRFTQGNGIVFSNGEKWKVLRRFSLHTLKNFGMGKSSIEARIQEEAQCLVQEFRKTNGTPFNPLNLVCRAVANVICAVVFGNRFDYEDTDFLLLLDHLNENFRIMSTFWGELYNIFPRIMDLLPGPHHQIFQNFEKLRHFITERVLWHQKDLDPDAPRDFIDCFLVRMEQEKQDPLSYFNMETLVMTTHNLFFGGTETTSTTLRYSFLILMKYPEVAAKVHQEIDQVIGPNRAPCLADRTRMPYTDAVIYEIQRFISILPMGLPRAVTRDTPFRNFLLPKGTNVIPLLNSVHYDPTQFKDPTSFNPGHFLDEKNAFKNSDAFMPFAPGKRICLGAGLARMEIFLFLTTILQHFTLQPLVAPAEIDLTPQCTGLGNVPHLFQFQVLPR, encoded by the exons ATGGATCTCAGTGGGGCCACCCCACTGGCCTTGCTCCTACTTTCTGCCCTTTCCTGCCTGGTTTTGTACTTGAACGGGGGCAGGAAAAAGAAAGGCATACTGCCACATGGCCCAGCACCGCTGCCTCTTGTTGGCAATCTCTTCCAGTTAGATACCAAGGAAATGCACCGATCGCTGGAGAAG CTCAGCAAGCAATATGGACCTGTGTACACCATCCATTTGGGTTCCCTTCCTTGTGTTGTCCTCTGCGGCTACCAAGCTGTGAAAGAGGCCTTGGTGGACCAGGCTGACGACTTCAGTGGCCGTGGGGACTTCCCTGTGTTCTACCGCTTCACCCAGGGAAATG GCATTGTCTTCTCCAATGGGGAAAAGTGGAAGGTCCTGCGTCGCTTTTCCTTGCACACCCTGAAGAATTTTGGGATGGGAAAAAGCAGCATCGAGGCTCGGATCCAAGAAGAGGCCCAATGTCTTGTCCAGGAGTTTCGGAAAACCAATG GGACCCCCTTCAACCCCCTCAACCTTGTCTGTCGAGCCGTTGCCAATGTCATCTGTGCCGTGGTTTTTGGCAACCGTTTCGACTATGAAGACACggacttcctcctccttctggatcACCTCAATGAGAACTTCCGGATCATGAGCACCTTCTGGGGCGAG CTCTACAACATTTTCCCCCGGATCATGGACCTCCTCCCTGGGCCCCACCACCAAATCTTCCAGAACTTTGAGAAACTCCGGCACTTCATCACGGAACGCGTCCTCTGGCACCAAAAAGATCTGGACCCCGATGCCCCCCGAGATTTCATTGACTGCTTCCTTGTCCGCATGGAGCAG GAAAAGCAAGACCCTTTGAGCTATTTTAATATGGAGACCTTGGTGATGACCACCCACAACCTGTTCTTTGGGGGAACTGAAACAACCAGTACAACTCTCCGCTACAGCTTCCTTATCCTCATGAAATACCCCGAGGTGGCAG CTAAAGTCCACCAGGAGATTGACCAAGTGATCGGCCCCAACCGTGCCCCGTGTCTGGCTGACCGTACACGCATGCCGTACACCGATGCCGTCATCTACGAGATCCAGCGCTTCATCTCCATCCTGCCCATGGGACTCCCTCGGGCCGTGACCCGGGACACCCCCTTCAGAAACTTCTTGCTTCCCAAG GGCACCAATGTCATCCCTCTCCTGAATTCAGTGCATTATGACCCCACTCAGTTCAAAGACCCAACGTCCTTCAACCCCGGCCATTTCTTGGACGAAAAGAACGCATTCAAAAACAGTGATGCATTCATGCCTTTTGCTCCAG GCAAACGGATCTGCCTGGGAGCTGGCTTGGCCCGGATGgaaatcttcctcttcctcaccaccattctCCAGCACTTCACCCTCCAACCACTAGTCGCTCCTGCTGAGATCGACCTGACACCGCAGTGTACCGGCCTGGGCAATGTTCCACATCTGTTCCAGTTCCAGGTCCTTCCTCGCTAG
- the EGLN2 gene encoding prolyl hydroxylase EGLN2, with product MEGSDPPDPPILGLPCQNMGREACPLESEGSAVGGLLLLALNGHREPKRRRLENGDSEGEGAAKRHRGPDPGESRVPISRLALDYVVPCMNLYGICVKDSFLGEALGDQILAEAEGLNRSGKFHDGQLVSQRTVPSRSIRGDQIAWVEGREPGCQAIGILMARIDELIMHCAGKLGGYDINGRTKAMVACYPGNGMGYVRHVDNPHGDGRCVTCIYYLNRQWDSKVHGGILQIYPQGRQVVANIEPIFDRLLIFWSDRRNPHEVKPAYATRYAITVWYFDAKERAEAKGRHQLACAQKGGPASATQTQTQAQMNGPT from the exons ATGGAGGGCTCTGACCCTCCTGACCCCCCCATATTAGGCTTGCCCTGCCAAAATATGGGTCGGGAAGCATGCCCTTTGGAAAGCGAGGGGTCTGCTGTTGGGGGCTTGCTCTTGCTAGCACTGAATGGACATCGAGAGCCCAAGCGACGCCGGTTGGAGAATGGAGACTCCGAGGGCGAAGGAGCGGCCAAGCGCCACCGAGGGCCTGATCCAGGCGAAAGCCGTGTCCCCATCAGCCGGTTGGCCTTGGACTATGTGGTGCCTTGCATGAACTTATATGGGATTTGTGTCAAAGACTCGTTTCTTGGGGAGGCTTTGGGCGACCAGATCTTGGCAGAAGCAGAAGGTCTCAATCGCAGTGGGAAGTTCCACGACGGGCAGCTGGTGAGCCAAAGGACGGTGCCCTCCCGCAGCATCCGGGGAGACCAAATCGCCTGGGTGGAAGGCCGGGAGCCTGGTTGCCAAGCCATCGGCATACTCATGGCACGCATAGACGAGCTCATCATGCACTGTGCTGGCAAGCTGGGCGGGTATGATATTAATGGTAGGACCAAG gccATGGTGGCATGTTACCCTGGCAACGGCATGGGTTACGTGCGACACGTGGACAACCCTCATGGAGACGGGCGCTGCGTCACGTGCATTTATTACCTAAACCGGCAGTGGGATAGCAAG GTCCATGGCGGCATCTTGCAGATCTACCCCCAAGGCCGACAGGTGGTGGCAAATATCGAACCCATCTTTGACCGGCTGCTCATCTTCTGGTCTGACCGACGCAACCCGCATGAAGTGAAGCCAGCCTATGCTACGAG GTACGCCATCACAGTCTGGTATTTTGACGCCAAGGAGCGGGCAGAAGCCAAAGGAAGACACCAGCTGG CCTGTGCTCAGAAGGGAGGACCTGCTTCTGCAACCCAGACCCAGACGCAGGCACAGATGAATGGACCCACATGA